In the Ferribacterium limneticum genome, CGCCAGCCCGTTTTTTTATGCCCGAAAAATCATTTTGGCCTCGGTGATTGGCGCCCATCCCCAGTCTGTAAGCAATCTGTCAGGTAACAAGACCATTCTCCATCGTGCCATCAAGTATCGTCCAACCATAAGGCAACAGAGACAATGAAATCACTACACAAAGTACTACTTGCCGGCCTGCTGGCACTGGGCCTGAATCTGGCCCATGCCGAGGTCGGCGTTACCGACTCGAGCATAACACTGGGCATGTCCGCGCCCTTCACCGGCCCGAACGGGCTGTACGGCATGCAGATGCGGGAAGCCATGCTGGCCCATTTCGATCAGGTCAACAAAAGCGGTGGCGTCAACGGGCGGAAAGTCGAATTGATTACCATCGATGACGGTTACGAGACCGAACGCACCCTTAGCAATACCAAAACCCTGATCCAGGAGAAGCAGGTCTTCGCCCTGATGGGCTACTACGGCTCGACACCAACGACCGAAGCCATGAACAAGGTCTTCGGCCCGGCCAAGGTACCGCTGGTCGGCACGATCTCTGGCGCTGGAACGCTGCGTGAGCCGCAGTCGACCAACCCGAACAGCCGCTACATGTTCAACATTCGCGCCAGCTACGCCGATGAAGCCGAAGCGATCGTCAACCAGATTATCGCGCTGGGCCTGAAAAACATTGCAGTGCTCTACCAGAATGACGGCTTCGGGAAGTCCGGCCTGGAAGGCGTTACCAATGCCCTCAAACGGGCCAACCTCGCTCCGGTTGCGGTTGGAACGGTCGAACGAAACTCGCTGGATGTTGCCAAGGCAACCGAAGCAATCAGCAAGGTCAATCCCCAGGCAGTGGTAATGGTCACCCTGTACAAGCCGACCGCTGCGTTCGTCAAGGCAATGAAGCAACTCGGCCAGTTTCCGATGTTCCTGACGCTGTCCCCGGTCGGGGCCGAAGTATTGGCGCAGGAACTGGGCAATGATGCCCGCGGCATCGGCATCTCCCAAGTAGTCCCGTATCCCTGGAACGACACCATCGGCATCGTCAGGGACTATCAGCGCCTGCTGGACAAGCAAAAAGACAAGTTCTCCTACTACGGTCTGGAAGGCTATATCACCGCTCGCCTAATGACCGAAGCGCTCAAGAAACTGGGCAAAGACGTCTCCCGCGAGAAACTCGTCACCACCTTGGAAGGCATGCAGAATTTCGATCTGGGCGGATTCAAGGTCAACTATGGCGCCAACAATCGCCTGGGATCTCGCTACGTCGAATTGACCGTGGTGGGCGCCGGCGGCAAGGTCATCAAATAAGCTGCACCCAATAACAAAATAGCCCGTTCAAGGACGGGCTATTTTTATTCAGGCGCGCCGCCAGCTGGTTCCCTGCGGACTATCGTCGAGAATGATCCCGGCTGCCTTCAGTTCGTCACGAATACGGTCAGCTTCGGCAAAATTCTTCGCTTTCTTCGCCGCTGCACGGTCGGCGATCATCTGTCCGATCGCCCCCTCGTCAAGACCACTGCTGCCAGCCCCACCCTGCAGGTAAGCCGTCGGTTCGCGCTCTAGCAAACCAATCACCCCACCCAGCGCCTTCAGCAGACCGGAGAATTCGGCACTCTTCTGGCGATTGGCCTCGGCAGCCAGCTCGAAGAGCACGGCGATCGCCCCATGCGAATCGAAATCCTCGTTCAATGCCGCGGCAAAACGGGAGGCAAATTCGTTGTTCCAGTCGATTTCGACAACGGCTGGCGGCACGTCGCGCAGAGCGAAATAAAGGCTATCCAGGCTACGCTTGGCGTCGTCCAGATGGGCATCCGAATAATTCAGCGGGCTGCGGTAATGAGCGCGCAGGATAAAGAAGCGAACGACTTCAGCGTCGAATTGTTCAAGCACGGTACGGATGGTAAAGAAGTTGCCCAGCGACTTGGACATCTTCTCGTTATCAACGCGGACAAAGCCGTTGTGCATCCAGTAATTGACGAAATTGCAGCAATTGGCACCTTCCGACTGGGCAATCTCGTTTTCGTGATGCGGGAACTGCAGATCCTGGCCGCCACCGTGGATGTCGAAATGCTGGCCGAGCAGCTTGGAGCTCATGGCCGAACATTCGATATGCCAGCCCGGCCGGCCCTCGCCCCACGGCGACTCCCAGGCCGGCTCGCCCGGCTTGGCATGCTTCCAGAGCACGAAATCGAGCGGATCCTGTTTGGCGGAATCGACTTCGACCCGCTCGCCGGCCCGCAAGTCGTCAAGCGACTTGCCTGACAGCTTGCCGTAACCCGGGAACTTGCGCACCGCGTAATTCACGTCGCCGTCCGTGGCGTGGTAGGCGAGACCATTGGCTTCGAGTTTGCCGATCAGGTCGAGCATTTCCGGCACGTATTCGGTCGCCCGCGGCTCGTGATCCGGTCGCTGCACACCGAGCGCATCGGCATCTTCATGCATGTAAGCGATGAAGCGATTGGTCAGCTGCTGGATAGTCTCGCCGTTCTCGATCGCCCGTTTAATGATCTTGTCGTCAATATCGGTGATGTTGCGAACATAGGTGACGTCGTAGCCGGCAGCCTTCAGCCAGCGGTAAACCATGTCGAAGACGACCATTACCCGGGCATGGCCGAGGTGGCAGTAGTCATAGACCGTCATGCCACAAACATACATGCGAACCTTGTTCGGTTCGATCGGGGTAAAAACCTGTTTTTCGCGCTTGAGGGAGTTGTATATCTTGAGCATGCGGAGATCAATTCGGGGCGCCGCCGGCACGCTAAAACCTATGGATTCACCGGCGTTTTTGGTAGAATCGGAGGATTAAATAACGCCGAAAAGTATAGCATAGCGATGACCTCAACCTCCCTGCTCCAGCCCCGTTTTCAGCAGCTCAAGACGTTGCGTGCACTGGCGATCGGCCTGGCCATCGGCTTTGCTTCCCCGTCCTTTGCCGACAACCTGCCGGAAGTGCAGCGCCTGATCAAGCAGGGACAGTACCCGCAGGCGATGGAAAAGGTCGATGCCTACCTGAGCAGTCGTCCGAAGGATGCCCAGGGTCGCTTCCTCAAGGGCCTGATCTACACCGAGATGAACAAGCCAGCCGAGGCCATCGGCGTGTTCACCAAGCTATCCGAGGACTACCCGGAACTGCCCGAACCCTACAACAACCTGGCCGTGCTATACGCCCAGCAAAAGCAGTACGACAAGGCCCGCACGGCGCTGGAAATGGCCATCCGGACGCATCCGTCCTACGCCATCGCCTACGAGAACCTCGGCGATGTCTATGCCAAGCTGGCCAGCCAGGCCTACGACAAGGCGCTGCAGCTCGACAATTCCAATTCGACGACCCAGAACAAGCTGGCCCTGATCCGCGACCTGATCACTACCTCGGGCAAGGGTAACGTCAAGCCGCAGCCGGTGGCTACCGCACCAGCCGCTGCTCCAGCAGCCCCGATGGCGGCACCGGCAGCAGCGGTCGCGGTCAAGCCGACTGCTCCGGCCCCTGCCGCCGCAAGCGCCACGGTCGTAACATCCACACCCGGCGCCGCTGCGGCCACGCCGCCAGCCAAGCCAGTTCAGGTTGCAGCAGCCGCCCCGGCACCGGCCGCGACGCCAGCACCGGCGCCAGCCGCACCGGTCAAGGCGGCCAGCGGCGCCAACGACGACATCACCAAGGCCATGAGCGCCTGGGCAGATGCCTGGTCGCGCAAGGATATGCGCGCTTACCTGAATGCCTATGCCCAGGACTTCGATACGCCCAAGGGTATGAGCCGCAAGGCCTGGGAGCAGGAGCGCGAACAGCGCATCGCCGGCAAGGGTGGCAAGATTTCCGTTTCCTTTGACAGCCCGCAAATCACCGTCAATGGTGACAAGGCGACCGTCAAGTTCCGTCAGCATTACAAGGCGACCGGTTTGAGCAGCTCGACCACCAAGACTTTGATTTTTGTTCGTTCGGGTAGCAAGTGGCTGATCAAGGAAGAAAACGCCCGCTGATGGTCAAAGGCAGATTCATTCTGGCCGGAGTGGCAGCCCTGGTGGCTGCCGGTGCTCTGGCCAAACTGTCAGACAAGCCGAACGCCTCCCGCCTGGCCGAGTTCGAAGCGGTTTCGACCGCCCCGAGCGCAAGAAGCGCCGCCGAAATGCTCGCCTCCGGCTCAGCGTTCGCAGCGACCATTTCCGACTCCGGCCCGGAAGAGGTGCTGGCCAGGATCTTTGCCGAAATCGAGGCCAATCGCCTGAGCAACGCCCTGCAGCTGACTGAGGCCTTGCTGCATCAGCATCCGAATTACCGCCTGGCCAACCTGATCAAGGGTGACCTGCTGCTTGCCCGCACGCAGCCGATCCAGACTTTCGGTGCGCTCAACGACGCACCTGCCGACAAGGTCGCCGACCTGCGCGCCGAAGCTCTCGTCCGCCTCAAGGCCTATCGCGAGAAGCCGCCGGCTGATTTCGTGCCGCGCTACCTGCTGCAGATGCAACCGGACCAGCGCTACGCCATCGTGGTCGACACCAAGCGTTCCCGCATGTATCTGTACGAGAACGACAAGAAACACGATGGACGGCCGCGCTTTGTGGCCGACTACTACATCACCCACGGCAAGCTAGGTGCTGAAAAGCTGGTCGAAGGCGATAAGAAGACACCGGTTGGCGTTTATCACGTGACGGCCAACCTGCCCAAGCAGAAGCTGGCCGATCTCTACGGGAGCGGCGCTTACCCGCTGAACTATCCGAACGAATGGGACAAGCGTCAGGGACGAGGCGGCAGCGGCATCTGGCTGCATGGCACGCCGTCCAATACCTTTGCCCGCCCACCGCGCGCCTCCGACGGCTGCGTCGTGCTGACCAATCAGGATCTCGATGTCGTTGCCAAGAACCTGCAGGTTGGCCTGACGCCGGTGATCATCAGCAACTCGGTCGAGTGGCTGTCGCTGGATGACTGGGCCAAGGAACGCAGCGAACTGAACAAGACCATCGACGCCTGGCGCGCCGACTGGGAAAGTCGCGATACCGACCGCTATCTGAAGCACTACTCGAAGCGTTTCAAAGCCGGCGAGCAGGATTTCAGCGAATATGCGGCCCAGAAAAAACAGGTCAATGCCGGCAAGGAATGGATCAAGGTCAAGGTCGACAACCTGTCCGTATTCCGTAACCCGGGCAAGGATGAAGTCGTCGTCGTCACCTTCGATCAGGATTACCGCAGCAACAACCTGAACAACCAGATGAAGAAGCGCCAGTACTGGCTGCGCGAAGACGGCAAATGGAAAATCATTTACGAAGGAAGTGCCTGATGTTCAAAAAAATCTCGGTTCTCGCCGCTGGCCTGCTGGCGTCGGCAATGGTCTGGGCTGCCCCGACCGTCGAAATGACCACTAATCTGGGCAAATTCACGCTTGAGCTGTACCCGGAAAAAGCGCCGAAAACGGTCGAATTTTTCCTCTACAACGCCAAGCACGGCTTCTACGAAGCGACCATTTTCCACCGCGTCATCGATGGCTTCATGATCCAGGGTGGTGGCTTCAGCAAGGCCATGGAAGAAAAGAAAACCCTGACCCCGGCGCTGCAGAACGAAGCCACCAATGGCCTGACCAACGACCGTGGCACGGTCGCCATGGCCCGCACGCAAGACCCGCATTCGGCCCGCGTCCAGTTCTTCATCAACCTGAAGAACAACGATTTCCTGAACCACCGCACCAGCGCCGACCCGCGCGGCTGGGGCTATGCCGTCTTCGGCAAGGTCACCCAGGGCATGGACGTGATCGACAAGATTGCCAAGGTGCCAACCGGCAGCGCTGGCTACTACACCGATGTTCCGACGACGCCCGTTGTCATCCAGAACGTCAAAATCATCTCTGAAAAGTAAGGTTTCCCCATGATCAAGCTCACCACCAACCACGGTGTCATCACCCTCAACCTGGATGCCGAGAAGGCCCCGAAGACGGTTGCCAACTTCATCTCCTACGTTGAAGCCGGTCACTACAACAACACCATCTTCCACCGCGTCATCAAGAATTTCATGATCCAGGGTGGCGGCATGGAACCGGGCATGGGCCAGAAGCCCTGCCAGGCGCCGATCGAGAACGAGGCCGCCAACGGCCTGAAGAACAAGCGCGGCACCGTTGCCATGGCCCGTACCAACGATCCGCACTCGGCCACTGCACAGTTCTTCATCAACACCGTCGACAATGATTTCCTCGACTTCAAGTCGCCGTCCGGCCAGGGCTGGGGCTACTGCGTGTTCGGCGAAGTGGCCGAAGGCATGGATGTCGTCGACAAGATCCGCGCCGTCAAGACCGGCAACAAGGGCTTCCATCAGGACGTTCCGGCTGAAGACGTGATCATCGAGAAGGCCGAGATCGTTTGATCTTCTTCATCTCCGATCTGCACCTGTCGCCCCGGTCACCCGGGGCGACTGCTTTGTTCCTCCGGTTTTTGTCGGGCCGCGCCCGCCAGGCGGAGACGCTGTACATCCTTGGCGACCTGTTCGAGGCGTGGATCGGCGATGACGACATCGACGCCCCCTATCACGCAAAAATCGTCGCTGCCCTGCGCGCCGCCAGCGAAGCCGGGCTGAAGATTTACCTGATGCACGGCAACCGCGACTTCCTGCTGGGGGAACAGTTTGCAGCCGCAACGTGTGCAAAGCTGCTGGCTGACCCTTACGACCTCGCCCTGCCCGAATGGTCTTTCGTCCTCTCGCACGGCGATGCCCTCTGCCTTGATGATGCCGACTACATGGCCTTCCGGGCCAAGGTTCGCGATCCGGCCTGGCAAAAGGCGATGCTGGCCAAGCCGCGTTTCCTGCGCCGCTTGGTGGCCCGCCTCATGCGCTGGCGCAGCCGGGCCAGTCAGCGGGCCAAGTCCGATCCCTATACCGATCTCCAGCCGGCGGCGACTGATGACTTCATCCGCGACCACGGCTACTGCACCTTCATTCACGGTCACACGCACCGACCTGCCAAGCATGATCATATTATTGACGGCATTCACGTCGAACGCTGGGTGCTGGCCGACTGGCACGAAGATCGCGGTGAGTGTCTGGCCTGGGATGGCGAGATGCTGACGCGTGAGGCCATCCTCCCTGAAAAACGGCTTTAAACCGTGCCGACCGAAACTATGGCCAACGCCAACGCACTGAACCTCCTGCGCGACGTCTTCGGCTATCCGGCCTTCCGTGGCGAGCAAGCCGAGATCATCAACCACGTCGCCACCGGCGGCGATGCGCTGGTCCTGATGCCGACCGGCGGCGGCAAGAGCCTGTGCTACCAGATTCCCGCCCTGCTCCGCCCTGGCTGCGCCGTGGTCGTTTCGCCGCTGATCGCGCTGATGCAGGACCAGGTCGATGCGATGATCCAGCTTGGCGTCAAGGCCGCCTGCCTGAATTCGACACTCGCCTGGCAGGAGGCGCAGGCCGTCGAGCAGGCCATTTTCAGCGGCAATCTCGACCTCGTCTATATCGCCCCCGAACGCCTGCTGCTCGACCGTACGCTGGCCATGCTCGATGCGCTGTCGGAAGCCGGCAAGCTGGCACTGTTCGCCATCGACGAGGCGCATTGCGTCTCGCAATGGGGTCATGATTTCCGACCGGAATACCTGCAACTGTCGGCGCTGCACGAGCGTTATCCGCAGGTGCCACGCATCGCGCTGACCGCCACCGCCGACCAGGCGACGCGCAACGAGATCCTGCAGCGACTCGGCCTAGGCGAGGCGCGCGTCTTCCTCTCCAGCTTCGACCGCCCGAACATTCGCTACACCGTGGTCGAAAAGGACAACGCCAAGAAGCAGTTGCTCGGTTTCCTGACCGGCCGCAAGGGTCAGGCTGGTATCGTCTATTGCCTGTCGCGCAAGAAGGTCGAGGAAACGGCCGAATGGCTGTCGGCCCAAGGCTATCCGGCGCTGCCCTACCACGCCGGCCTGCCCGCCCCCGAACGCGCCGCCAACCAGCGCCGTTTCCTGCGCGAGGAAGGCCTGATCATGTGCGCCACGATCGCTTTTGGCATGGGTATCGACAAGCCGGATGTCCGCTTCGTCGCCCACCTGGATTTGCCCAAGAGCATTGAAGCCTACTACCAGGAAACCGGCCGGGCCGGCCGCGATGGCGAACCCTCGGAAGCCTGGATGACCTACGGCATGCAGGACGTCGCGCTGCAGCACGCGCGCATCGCCGAATCCGGCGCCGCCGAGGGCCAGAAGATTCTCGAATCGCAACGCCTGACCGCCCTGCTCTCCTACTGCGAAGCGCCCCGCTGTCGGCGCCAGGTGCTGCTCAATTACTTCGGTGAAGAGCGCGAGCCCTGCGGCAATTGCGACGTATGTACCGAACCGCCGGAACTGTGGGATGGCACGCAGGCTGCACAGAAGGCGCTGTCGGCCATCTTCCGTACCGGCATGCGCTTCGGCGTCACCCACCTGACCGACATCCTGCGCGGCAAGGCGACCGACAAGGTCAAGCAGTGGAACCACGACCAGTTGCCGACCTTCGGCGTCGGCGGCGATCTTGACGACCACGCCTGGAAAAGCGTCTTCCGCCAACTCGCAGCGGCCGGGCTGGTCCATGTGGACATGGCCGAGCATGGCGCACTGCAACTGACCGAGACGGCGCGTGAAGTGCTCAAGGGTCAGCGTACGGTGCAACTGCGCCGCCCGGTCAAACGCAAATCGACACCTTCCAGGTCGTCGAGCAGCGCCGTCGTCAGCGATCTGTCGCCAGCCGATGACGCACTGTTCCAGTTGCTGCGCAAGTGGCGAGCCGATACCGCAAAGGAGCAGGCGGTGCCGGCTTACGTCATCCTGCACGACAAGACCCTGCGCGAACTGGCCGAAGTCCGCCCGGTCAGCCATGGCCTGCTGGCCGGCATCACCGGCATGGGCAGCGCCAAGATCGAGCATTACGGCGCGGAATTGCTCGACCTGATCCGCAACGAGGGCTGACATGGCACAACGCGACACCCTCAACGCGACGCTGGCCGCCATCGTCATTGCGGTACTGGTCGTTTCGGGTATTGCGCCCTACGAGCGGCTGACCTGGTTCATGGAAGTCGCCCCGGTGCTGATTGCCTTGCCGCTGATGATCGCGACGCGACGCAGCTATCCGCTGACGACACTGCTCACCGTACTGATCACCGTCCACGCGCTGGTGCTGATCGCCGGCGGGGCCTACACCTACGCCCGCGTGCCGCTTGGCTTCTGGATGCAGGACTGGCTCGGTACGGTGCGCAACCCTTACGACAAGATAGGCCATTTCATGCAGGGCTTCGTGCCAGCCATGGTCGCCCGCGAAATCCTGATCCGCGGCGCTTATGTGCATGGTCGCAAGATGACCGCTTTCCTCTGCATTTGTATTGCCATGGCGATCAGCGCCGTCTATGAACTGATCGAGTGGGCCGCTGCGCTCTACCTTGGCCAGGGCGCCGACGAATTCCTCGGCACGCAGGGCGATCAGTGGGACACACAATCGGACATGTTCATGGCCCTGATTGGCGCTACGATAGCCATGGTGCTGCTGTCGCGCTGGCATGACCGGCAGTTGGCCGGGTTGCGCCAGGACTAAGCCGCTGCCGCGCCGCGATCCCTCGCGGCAATCTTGATGGCATTACCCGGGAAATAATGCGACAATAATCGCATATTTGACAAATTTCTATTCGAGGTCATCTCATGCAACGCTATGTTCTCACCGACTACGCCAGCGCATCCAAGGAAACCCAGGCGGTTTACGATGACTTCATGAAAACTACCGGTGCCACGGCAGTTCCCATCTGGCTGCAAAGCCTGGGCCACAACGCCGCCCTGACGCGGGCCTACTGGGAGCGGGCCAAGGGGACGCTGTTCTCCGGCGCGCTGCCGTTGCCGCTCAAGGAAATGATCGTCTTTGTCGTTTCGGCCAAGAACGGCGCACGCTACTGTTCGGCCTGCCACGCCCAGAACGTGCTCAGCCTGGACAAGAACCTGGCCTTCGACGACTTGAAGAGCCTGGCCAATGCCAGCTCAGCCCTTGGCCTGCCGGCCTATTACCGGACCGTGGTGGATTTTGCGATCAAGGTGGTCTCCGACCCCAATTGTCTGGATGACGCGGATTTCGAAGCGCTGCATGAAGAAGGATTCAGCAAGGAAGAAATTTGCGAAATCATCGCCGTTATCGACCTGGCCACGATGTTCAATGTCTATACCAGCTCGTTGCGCCTGGACCTCGATCCGAACTACGTCGCCATTCTCTGATCCTCTTTTTCAGTACGCCTGATGAACAGCGAATTTAAGCACTGGCAGGCCCCGATCAATCAGAACCTGGTTCGCTACGAAGCGCTTGTCCAGCTTTTTGAAGAAATCCAGCTGGTCGATGACATTGAAAAAATTGCTCAACGGGTAGCCACCCGCTGGAAATACTTTGCCAATGTCGCGAGCTGGCGCCTTGTCGTGCGGAACGACCCGGCCTTCATGGTCATCGACGGCGCTCGCGGCGAAGCGGCCGTTGCCAATGCGGCCGGGCTCGACGACTGGGACGCCCATCACTGGGCAAGCGAAAAGCCTTGTCTGTTCAAAGCGGAAAGTGCAGCGCAGGGCCACCCGTTACCGCCCGCCCACCTGCTACGTCCCGGCCTGCAGGAAATAGAAGTCCAGCCCTTCATGCAAGGCGACGAATGTATCGCCCTGCTCAGTGTCGCCTCACGGCACGAGCCCTTCAGCGATCTCGACAACAAGTTCATCCGGCTGCTTGGCAACCAACTGGCCGGTCGTTTGTTCGACCTGATGTTGCGCCAGCGCTCAACCCGCCTGCTCAAGGCCAGCGAAGCCCGTTACCGGAATCTGGCCGACAACTCGGCCGACTGGATTTGGGCGATGACTCCGGAAGGCCAGACCACCTACACCAACGAGCGTTGCCGTGACATGGTCGGCCTGAGCCAGGAAGAGATCTATCGCATACCGCTTGGCGCGCTGCTACACCCCGATGACCAGCCCGTCGCCATGGATATCCTGCGCCAGGCTGCAGCGTCCCGACAGGGCTGGAAAAACGTCCTGTTGCGCTTCCGGCATTCGGATGGCAGCTACCGCCATCTTGAATCCAATGCCTCACCGCTTTTCGACGACGATGGAAAATTGATCGGCTTTACCGGCGTCGATCGCGATGTCACCGAACGGCTCCTGGCCGACAAGGAACTGAAGCGCCATCGGGATCACCTGGAAGAGCTGGTCGCCACCCGCACCGCCGACCTGTCGCTGGCCAAGGAACTGGCCGAGGCGGCCAACCGGGCCAAGACCGCCTTTCTGGCCAACATGAGCCATGAATTGCGGACGCCGATGAACGGCATCATCGGCATGACCGATTTGGCATTACGCCGCGCCACCGACGAAAAACTGCAGCGGCAACTCAAAGTCATCTCGGAGTCTTCTCACCACCTGCTCAGCGTCATCAGCGACATTCTCGACATTTCGCGCATCGAGTCGGAGCGCATGAAGCTGGACACCCGGGAATTCCGGGTCAGCGATATCGTTTGGCAACTGCTCGGCGTAGCGCAGGCGAAAGCCGAGAAAAAAGGGCTGAGAATCAACGTAGACCTTCCCCCGGAAATAGATCAACAGGCGGTTACCGGTGACTCGCAGCGCCTGAAACAGATACTCAGGAATTTCATCCACAACGCCATCAAATTCACCGAGCGAGGGGAAATCGACCTTTCCGCGCAGGTGATCGAACAGACGCCAGACAGCATCGTGCTGCGATTCGAGATACGCGACACCGGTATCGGCATTTCAGCGGAAACCCAGCAGCGCCTGTTCAGCCCCTTTGAACAGGCCGACAACTCGATGACGCGAAAGTACGGCGGAACCGGTCTTGGTCTATCGATCAGCAAGCGCCTGATCCGGATGATGGGCGGCGATCTCGGCGTGGATAGCATCGTCGGCCAGGGCAGCACCTTCTGGTTCACGGTGCAACTGGGCAAGCCGGTGAATTCCGAGCACCCGGCCGACACGCCAGGCGAGAACGCCGAAACACGGCTGCGCGAGGGCTACGCCGGAAGCCGCATCCTGCTTGCCGAGGACGAGCCGGTGAATCAGGAAGTGACCCGAGCCCTGCTCGAAATTGTCGGTCTGGAGGTCGATGTGGCGGAAGACGGGCAGGCAGCGGTCGACATGGCCTCACTGAAAGCCTACGACCTGATTCTGATGGACATGCAGATGCCTCGCCTGAACGGACTCGACGCGACGCGGCGTATCCGCGCTCTGCCCGGCTACGTCGACATCCCCATTCTCGGGCTGACCGCCAACGCCCTCCCACAAGACCGGCAAGCCTGCCTGCTGGCCGGCATGAACACCCACATCGCCAAGCCACTCAAGTCGCAGGCACTTTACGGGCTGGTTCTGACCTGGCTGAAACAAGGCCCGAAGACGCCCATCTGACGGGCGTTTCCGGGTGCCAGGAAAATCAGATGCAGAGCGCCTCCGGGTCGGCCCGCATCAGCCGCTTATTCATCTTGCCGACGCTGGTTTTGACCAGGGTTTTCACGAAGCGCACTTGCAACAAGACCCCGTAACGCGAGATGCCGGCCGCTTCGATGGCGTGGGCGGCATAGTTGCGCAAGGCATGTTCGGTGATCTGGTCGACATGCTCCGGCTTGAGCAGCACCAAGGCGAGTGGGCGCTCACCCCACTTGTCGTCCGGCACACCGATGACCGCCACTTCATTGACCGCCTCGTGCTTGGCGATGATGTCTTCCAGTTGCAGCGAAGAGGTCCATTCGCCGCCGGTTTTGATCACGTCCTTGATGCGGTCAGTGACCTTCAGGTAGCCGGCCGGGTTGATGTTGCCGATGTCGGCGGTGTGCAGATAGCCGCCAGCCCATAATCCTTCCGAAGCCTCAGGCGCGCTGACATAACCCTGGGTCAGCCACGGTGCGCGGACGACCACTTCACCGCTCGCCTTGCCGTCATGCGGCACGTCGGCCATTTGCGGATCGACGATACGCAGATCGACCAGCGGCAGCGGCCGGCCGGTCTTGGCGCGGATCACCGCCTGCTCTTCCAGGGAACGATTGAGATCGGCGCTCTCCAGATGCGCCAGGCTCAACACCGGGCAGGTTTCGGACATGCCGTAGCCGGTAAACAGATCCATACCGCGCTTCTGGGCGGAAATGGCCATCGCTTCGGGCATGGCGGCGCCGCCAATGAGGATTTTCAGGCCAGTGAAATCGGTGGTCTTGGCGTGCGGGTGGCTGAGGATCATGTGCAGGATGGTCGGCACGCAATGCGAGAAGCTGACGCCCTCGGTGCTAATCAGGCGACAGATCACCTCCGGCTGGTAACGCCCGGGATAAACCTGCTTGACGCCCATCATCGTCGCCAGATACGGGAAGCCCCAGGCATGGACGTGGAACATCGGCGTCATCGGCATATAGACGTCTTCGCGATGGATATGCCCCTGCCGGTTGGCGCCACCGAGCGCTGCGGCGCAGCCCAGCGTGTGCAGCACGAGCTGGCGATGGCTGAAATAGACGCCTTTCGGATTGCCGGTCGTGCCCGTCGTGTAGAAGGTCGTCGCCTGCGCGTTTTCGTCAAAGTCAGGGAAGTCGTAGTCCGGGGAAGCCTCGGCCAGCAGGGCTTCGTATTCACCGATCATCGCCACCGGGGCGACCGGGAGTTCGGCCTCATCGCTGATCAGGACGATCGTTTTCACCGTTTCCAGCTGTCCAGCGATCTGCGTCAGGATGGCGAAAAATTCGCTGTTCACCAGCAGCACATCGGCCTTGGCGTGGTTCAAGGTGTAGAGAATCTGTTCCGGACTGAGCCGCACATTCACCGTCTGCAGGATCGCTCCCATCATCGGCACGGCAAAGAAGCATTCCAGATAGCGATGGCTGTCCCAGTCCATCATCGCCACCGTCTGCCCGGACTCGACCCCCAGGC is a window encoding:
- a CDS encoding ABC transporter substrate-binding protein, giving the protein MKSLHKVLLAGLLALGLNLAHAEVGVTDSSITLGMSAPFTGPNGLYGMQMREAMLAHFDQVNKSGGVNGRKVELITIDDGYETERTLSNTKTLIQEKQVFALMGYYGSTPTTEAMNKVFGPAKVPLVGTISGAGTLREPQSTNPNSRYMFNIRASYADEAEAIVNQIIALGLKNIAVLYQNDGFGKSGLEGVTNALKRANLAPVAVGTVERNSLDVAKATEAISKVNPQAVVMVTLYKPTAAFVKAMKQLGQFPMFLTLSPVGAEVLAQELGNDARGIGISQVVPYPWNDTIGIVRDYQRLLDKQKDKFSYYGLEGYITARLMTEALKKLGKDVSREKLVTTLEGMQNFDLGGFKVNYGANNRLGSRYVELTVVGAGGKVIK
- the cysS gene encoding cysteine--tRNA ligase, coding for MLKIYNSLKREKQVFTPIEPNKVRMYVCGMTVYDYCHLGHARVMVVFDMVYRWLKAAGYDVTYVRNITDIDDKIIKRAIENGETIQQLTNRFIAYMHEDADALGVQRPDHEPRATEYVPEMLDLIGKLEANGLAYHATDGDVNYAVRKFPGYGKLSGKSLDDLRAGERVEVDSAKQDPLDFVLWKHAKPGEPAWESPWGEGRPGWHIECSAMSSKLLGQHFDIHGGGQDLQFPHHENEIAQSEGANCCNFVNYWMHNGFVRVDNEKMSKSLGNFFTIRTVLEQFDAEVVRFFILRAHYRSPLNYSDAHLDDAKRSLDSLYFALRDVPPAVVEIDWNNEFASRFAAALNEDFDSHGAIAVLFELAAEANRQKSAEFSGLLKALGGVIGLLEREPTAYLQGGAGSSGLDEGAIGQMIADRAAAKKAKNFAEADRIRDELKAAGIILDDSPQGTSWRRA
- a CDS encoding nuclear transport factor 2 family protein — its product is MTSTSLLQPRFQQLKTLRALAIGLAIGFASPSFADNLPEVQRLIKQGQYPQAMEKVDAYLSSRPKDAQGRFLKGLIYTEMNKPAEAIGVFTKLSEDYPELPEPYNNLAVLYAQQKQYDKARTALEMAIRTHPSYAIAYENLGDVYAKLASQAYDKALQLDNSNSTTQNKLALIRDLITTSGKGNVKPQPVATAPAAAPAAPMAAPAAAVAVKPTAPAPAAASATVVTSTPGAAAATPPAKPVQVAAAAPAPAATPAPAPAAPVKAASGANDDITKAMSAWADAWSRKDMRAYLNAYAQDFDTPKGMSRKAWEQEREQRIAGKGGKISVSFDSPQITVNGDKATVKFRQHYKATGLSSSTTKTLIFVRSGSKWLIKEENAR
- a CDS encoding L,D-transpeptidase family protein: MADQGRKRPLMVKGRFILAGVAALVAAGALAKLSDKPNASRLAEFEAVSTAPSARSAAEMLASGSAFAATISDSGPEEVLARIFAEIEANRLSNALQLTEALLHQHPNYRLANLIKGDLLLARTQPIQTFGALNDAPADKVADLRAEALVRLKAYREKPPADFVPRYLLQMQPDQRYAIVVDTKRSRMYLYENDKKHDGRPRFVADYYITHGKLGAEKLVEGDKKTPVGVYHVTANLPKQKLADLYGSGAYPLNYPNEWDKRQGRGGSGIWLHGTPSNTFARPPRASDGCVVLTNQDLDVVAKNLQVGLTPVIISNSVEWLSLDDWAKERSELNKTIDAWRADWESRDTDRYLKHYSKRFKAGEQDFSEYAAQKKQVNAGKEWIKVKVDNLSVFRNPGKDEVVVVTFDQDYRSNNLNNQMKKRQYWLREDGKWKIIYEGSA
- a CDS encoding peptidylprolyl isomerase gives rise to the protein MFKKISVLAAGLLASAMVWAAPTVEMTTNLGKFTLELYPEKAPKTVEFFLYNAKHGFYEATIFHRVIDGFMIQGGGFSKAMEEKKTLTPALQNEATNGLTNDRGTVAMARTQDPHSARVQFFINLKNNDFLNHRTSADPRGWGYAVFGKVTQGMDVIDKIAKVPTGSAGYYTDVPTTPVVIQNVKIISEK